Sequence from the Flavobacterium sp. J372 genome:
TCATATCAACGCGCCATTTTTCAACGCCTGTATCAGCACAATCCCGGCAGAAAGTTATATAATCAGTGCCGCCCTGTTGGTGAAGTTTCAGGCGCTCTTCAAATCGGTCTTTATCAGCGCTATCTGCAATAGAAAGTTCACTATACTTTGCGCTGCTTATCAACTTTTCTCCATCAACTGCAAAATAGTCTGTATGCCCGTCTGATACAAAAGCATCATAATGGCTCATGCCAATGGCTTTAAGTTCCTGCACATATCTGGGGAAATCAGCTCCCGATTTTACTGTAGCATGTATAGCTGCTATCTTCTCAAGTGTAAACATAATATTTGCTTTTAAAGGGTTTCGGTTTTGTGATTGTAATGAAAACGTAATGCACAAAATAATGCACAGTACTGTTGTTCCTTTCATGATTACATCTTTTTTTATGACGCAAAGATTGAAAACACCACAGCCCGCTAATTGTAAAAAATCGTTTATTTTATATTGCCAAGAAAGAAAGACTCAGGTGTTTCCCCTGTAAAATTCCTGAAATCTTTTATAAAGTGTGACTGGTCAAAGTATCCGGCGGTGTAACCCAATTCAGTCATAGTCAGGTTTTGCCCCTTGTTTTCGATCAGGTGATGCAGTCTTGTGATTGATGCAAATTTCTTAGGTGTGGCACCCACAATTATCCTAAAACGTTTTTCAAGCCTGCTTTGGCTTATGCAGAGTTGCGAAGCAAGGTCTGAAATACGTATTGTGCCTGCAGAAGTTTTTATTAGCCGGATTGCCTCTTCAACTAATTTATCATGTATATCAGGATTCAGCTGAGAAATGAAGAATTGTTCAATAACTGCAATGCGTTTGATATCATTATCAGCATTAGCCAGTCTTTCAAGTATAATTTTAATTGTTGAAGCAGGGATGATGCTGTCAAGTGAAATGCTTTGAGAGAATAATTCATTAAGCGGTATTTTAAAGAAATGAGAGGCTCCAGTCTCTGTAAAATATACCAGTACTGTGCCAATGTTTTCAGAGTTGAGGAATAATTTGTACTTATCCATTAAACCGGTTATGCCTGCTTTAGCTAAAGCTTCGGGTTTTTCGTTCATTATTATATTAAGCTTGCCACGATATTGGAACCCTACCACCAGCGATGCTCCGGGTAATACTTTATAAGGCAGTGATTCAGCTTGCTCGGCAATTACAAATTGCTTAATATAAGGCTTTAATGCCACGCAAGGTATATAAGTTTCAAACCGCATACTCAAAAGTAATATATTCTAAACAATAGCTAATGAACAGAGTTTGAACTTTATGAATCAGAATTAATTTTTGAATATGGCTTGTAAAGTATTAACACGTGTTTATCAGGTTTTCAGGCAATTACTTCGTAAATTTGATGTATAAAATCAGTATGTTATGGCAACGAAAAAAGTTATAGTAGCGCCTACTAAAGACGAAATTACAAACAAGTATGCCGACTATTGCCTTATGCATGGCCACAAGCCAGCATCGGTATATAAATTCAGTAAAGAAAACGGTTTTGAAGAAGCTGACTTCTACAAGTATTTTGCTTCATTTGATGTGCTTGAACGTGACTTTTTCACGGAGATGTTCAACCACACTATGGAAACGCTGGAGCAGTCACCAACGTATAATTCATTTGGCGGGGTAGAGAAACTTTCTGCTTTCTATTTTACTTTCTTTGAACTTGCAACCGCAAACAGGAGCTTTATAGTCTATATGCTTGATGAGGGGGCTTTTAAAAACCTGCAAAAGCTTGCGCCGCTGCGCAAAGAATTTATCGCTTACGCAGAAGCTATTCTTGAAAAACCGATTAATATAGAAAATCGCCGCGCAGATAAAGCCCAGGGTACTGCCCTTAGAGAAGCCGCGTGGATGCAGTTTCTGAGCATTTTCCGCTTTTGGGTAAAAGATACTTCACCCGGGTTTGAGAAAACAGATATCTATATTGAGAAATCAGTCAAGGCATCTGCCGATCTGGTATATAATACACCATTAAAAAGCCTGGTTGATCTTGGCAAATTCATCTGGAAAGAAAAATTCACGGTATAAATGAAGAGATTAGATTCTATCCCCACAAAAAAGATTGACAGGGTAGCCAAACTGGTTACAACGGGAGTAAAGGTAGGGGGTAATTACCTTAAATATTACGGTGGTAAGATTGTTAACCCTGAGCTTACCAAAGATACACTGCACGAAAATAATGCCGCAGATATATATGATGGCCTTAAAGAGCTTAAGGGCAGTGCGCTGAAAGTGGCACAAATGCTCAGTATGGAGAAGAACCTGCTTCCGCAGAGCTACGTTGAGAAGTTTTCGCTAAGCCAGTTCTCTGTGCCGCCTTTATCTGCACCCTTGGTTATTAAAACTTTTAAAAAATATTTTGGCGCGGAGCCCCACCAGATTTTCGATGAATTCAGCCCTGACTCCATTAATGCTGCGAGCATAGGGCAGGTGCATAAAGCTAAAAAGGATGGTAAGCAACTGGCGGTTAAAATTCAATATCCCGGAGTTCGGGAAAGTATCAGTACCGATATAGCAATTGTGAAGCCTA
This genomic interval carries:
- a CDS encoding DUF1398 domain-containing protein — protein: MKGTTVLCIILCITFSLQSQNRNPLKANIMFTLEKIAAIHATVKSGADFPRYVQELKAIGMSHYDAFVSDGHTDYFAVDGEKLISSAKYSELSIADSADKDRFEERLKLHQQGGTDYITFCRDCADTGVEKWRVDMNAMVCTYFDKAGNVVLEERIPTK
- a CDS encoding helix-turn-helix transcriptional regulator: MRFETYIPCVALKPYIKQFVIAEQAESLPYKVLPGASLVVGFQYRGKLNIIMNEKPEALAKAGITGLMDKYKLFLNSENIGTVLVYFTETGASHFFKIPLNELFSQSISLDSIIPASTIKIILERLANADNDIKRIAVIEQFFISQLNPDIHDKLVEEAIRLIKTSAGTIRISDLASQLCISQSRLEKRFRIIVGATPKKFASITRLHHLIENKGQNLTMTELGYTAGYFDQSHFIKDFRNFTGETPESFFLGNIK
- a CDS encoding TetR family transcriptional regulator C-terminal domain-containing protein encodes the protein MATKKVIVAPTKDEITNKYADYCLMHGHKPASVYKFSKENGFEEADFYKYFASFDVLERDFFTEMFNHTMETLEQSPTYNSFGGVEKLSAFYFTFFELATANRSFIVYMLDEGAFKNLQKLAPLRKEFIAYAEAILEKPINIENRRADKAQGTALREAAWMQFLSIFRFWVKDTSPGFEKTDIYIEKSVKASADLVYNTPLKSLVDLGKFIWKEKFTV